The DNA window TATTGCGTTGATGGTTTTGTCCTTAGCTAACAATCCTGCCTCCCGCAGCATTCTGAACAGGACCTGTCGCAATTTATCGCGCGTTGAGGCGCTGGCATTATCCAGTTCGTCATGCCATTCCGATTTACGGTTATAGAAGGCATCGAAATCCTCAAAACTGAGATCCAGCTTCATCGCGACAAACCGCTCGTGCAGTACTTCCACCGCAAAGTCCGCGATAAAGCGGTACAGGCGGCACACCGCAACCCACAGGAGGTGCGCCTGATCCTGGTGGTTTGCCTCGGCCAGAAAAGTCAGTTCGCTTTCGGTCAACGTCTTCAGGCGTGCAATCGCCTCTCTGCAGGTGCGCTTTGCCGTGCTTTCCGTTCTGGCCTGTAGCAGGTTGTCATGTAGAGCTTGAGCCCGCACCTCTTCCCAGTCACGTAGCGACAGGTACAGATCGGCCAGCTTCACCGATTCTCGGTGATACAGGCTGCCGGACGTGAAGGAGATGCGATACCGGCCTTGGGTCATTCGGAACGCTCGCCCTTGCTCGTTTCGGCGGCTCCACCGCCCTTGACCCACTCATCTACTTCGACTTTTTTGAACTTCCAAAATCGCCCCATTCGGTGGGCGGGCATTGAGTGCTTGTCGATCCAGCGGTACACGGTGTCATTGCTGACACCAAGGTGCTTGCCTATTTCATCTACGGATAACCAGCGGTCTTCCATCTCGGCCATGTTTTCTCTTCCTATGGGCGATGGTGTTGCCGCCCCGTTTGAGGCGGCAGGATCTCATGGGCGAAGCAGCCCTAATCTAAATTGATAAGCCAATATATAGGGGGGTCACTACGCTTTCAACCGATTTAATCCGGATAGACCGGCAGAGAGCAGCATTTATATCGATTGTCGATGGGACAGCCTGTTCTTCGGTCGTCGGTTCCGGGCCTTCAACGTGGTGGCTGACTTAGACCGAGAGTCATTCCCAACTCCAGGTCGTCCATGTCGCAAGCAAGCTGAAAGAGCGCTGCTTCATTGACTTGGCATAGCTTCCGAATCTGTACCTGATCGGCATTTGCACGTCTTAGCAGCTCAAAGCCCTTTTCGGTCGCCTCTATTACCGGCAGCTCCCAATCATGAGCCCTGGAAAACGCCCGTTTGTGGTAACGGTACTTTCCTTCCCGAGGAATGTAGTGGCTGATCACTCGGTGCTTTCCGGAGCCATCATTCTTCTGCTTGAATTCGTTGTAAAACCAGAACATCTCGAGCTTGTTGTCGCGAAGTCTTGCCCTGCAACCGTAATGCCC is part of the Hydrocarboniclastica marina genome and encodes:
- a CDS encoding helix-turn-helix domain-containing protein, coding for MAEMEDRWLSVDEIGKHLGVSNDTVYRWIDKHSMPAHRMGRFWKFKKVEVDEWVKGGGAAETSKGERSE
- the mobI gene encoding conjugative transfer protein MobI(A/C), coding for MKPTNHNKQIDEISAAWKRASQHDGIDHEELTVRAYSDSELFLKAVHRNTILEQHRYFYIAQRLCDFFWEQNRKHRGVSTPGYPGHYGCRARLRDNKLEMFWFYNEFKQKNDGSGKHRVISHYIPREGKYRYHKRAFSRAHDWELPVIEATEKGFELLRRANADQVQIRKLCQVNEAALFQLACDMDDLELGMTLGLSQPPR
- a CDS encoding DUF1819 family protein, translated to MTQGRYRISFTSGSLYHRESVKLADLYLSLRDWEEVRAQALHDNLLQARTESTAKRTCREAIARLKTLTESELTFLAEANHQDQAHLLWVAVCRLYRFIADFAVEVLHERFVAMKLDLSFEDFDAFYNRKSEWHDELDNASASTRDKLRQVLFRMLREAGLLAKDKTINAILLSPRLVELLRQNNPDEFFYFPVYESDIRGMSA